The proteins below are encoded in one region of Deinococcus aquaedulcis:
- a CDS encoding lycopene cyclase family protein — MFRAPPLQTDVLLIGGGPAALALAAALAPHGVQVQVVAPHHPRPPAPTYGAWLDDLPPWAQACAAQVWSDVRVYTGPQPTPLLRPYALLDNARLLQALLARAQGALTWTVGEVQEARPDGHGWTVQGRGGEHWHARVVVDASGHAPALRRAQHPGGAALQTAFGVVGRFAHPPCAPGSMVWMDYRAPHGPGPEATFLYAMHLGGDRYFVEETSLIARPAPTRAWLRARLHARLHAQGTPLTHTESEEWVAFPMNAAAPGPGGALAYGAAGGLVHPISGFQVAGALQMAPAVAQALAGALQAGTDPHAAGWAALWSPERRAARAVHLLGVQALLNLPPTTLPAFFEAFFALPPAQWHAFLDPATPAGPLARTMLRLFAALPVPVRLPLARAALAQPGTSVQALAASLKRSSGPSHPQAGWRRDPGPMTNPDHADNAVRRHEDTDQHEVIEDGMQGATGSTDANGLDPKADLGQKLEELRENLGGTAE; from the coding sequence ATGTTCCGCGCGCCCCCGCTCCAGACCGATGTGCTGCTGATCGGGGGCGGCCCGGCGGCCCTGGCGCTGGCGGCGGCGCTGGCGCCCCACGGCGTTCAGGTGCAGGTGGTGGCCCCGCACCACCCCCGCCCCCCGGCCCCCACCTACGGCGCGTGGCTGGACGACCTGCCGCCCTGGGCCCAGGCTTGCGCCGCGCAGGTGTGGAGCGACGTACGGGTGTACACCGGCCCGCAGCCCACGCCGCTGCTGCGCCCCTATGCCCTGCTGGACAACGCGCGACTGCTGCAGGCCCTGCTGGCACGCGCGCAGGGCGCCCTGACCTGGACGGTGGGCGAGGTACAGGAGGCGCGGCCAGACGGCCACGGCTGGACGGTGCAGGGGCGCGGCGGCGAGCATTGGCACGCGCGGGTGGTGGTGGACGCCAGCGGCCACGCCCCCGCGCTGCGCCGGGCCCAGCACCCTGGCGGAGCGGCCCTGCAAACCGCGTTTGGGGTGGTGGGCCGCTTTGCGCACCCGCCCTGTGCGCCCGGCAGCATGGTCTGGATGGACTACCGCGCCCCCCACGGCCCGGGGCCAGAGGCCACCTTTCTGTACGCCATGCACCTGGGCGGCGACCGCTATTTCGTGGAAGAAACCAGCCTGATCGCGCGCCCAGCGCCCACCCGCGCGTGGCTGCGCGCCCGCCTGCACGCCCGCCTGCACGCGCAGGGCACGCCCCTAACGCACACTGAGTCCGAGGAATGGGTGGCCTTTCCCATGAATGCGGCGGCCCCCGGGCCCGGCGGCGCACTGGCGTACGGGGCGGCGGGCGGGCTGGTGCATCCCATCAGTGGGTTTCAGGTGGCCGGGGCGCTGCAGATGGCCCCGGCCGTGGCCCAGGCCCTGGCCGGGGCGCTGCAGGCCGGCACCGACCCCCACGCGGCGGGCTGGGCGGCCCTGTGGTCCCCGGAACGCCGGGCGGCGCGGGCGGTGCATCTGCTGGGCGTGCAGGCCCTGCTGAACCTCCCGCCCACCACCCTGCCTGCCTTTTTCGAGGCGTTCTTTGCCCTGCCCCCGGCGCAGTGGCACGCGTTTCTGGACCCGGCGACCCCGGCCGGGCCACTGGCCCGCACCATGCTGCGCCTCTTCGCGGCCCTGCCGGTCCCGGTGCGGCTGCCGCTGGCCCGCGCCGCGCTGGCCCAGCCGGGCACCAGCGTGCAGGCCCTGGCCGCGTCTCTGAAGAGGTCTTCTGGGCCTTCCCATCCGCAGGCCGGCTGGAGACGCGACCCTGGGCCCATGACCAACCCCGACCACGCCGACAACGCTGTGCGCCGCCACGAAGACACCGACCAGCATGAGGTGATCGAGGACGGCATGCAGGGGGCCACCGGCAGCACCGACGCCAACGGCCTGGACCCCAAGGCTGACCTGGGCCAGAAGCTGGAAGAACTGCGCGAGAACCTGGGCGGCACGGCGGAGTAA
- a CDS encoding TVP38/TMEM64 family protein: MRNAARRTGALAAGTAALTLLGVVLAVTRPPWLTGPLQAAVTDSGALAPALYLLLCVVGAPLHLNGLLGALSTVSFPLPLAWALTWAGTTLGSVLTGAALFRLGHASRQDGPAWLQRLAAGVARRPVLSGLLARLALGSGAALEAFFVLGGYRWGQYLLITVVGSALWSAQTLFGVTLLRQLAQGSPLLAGVLALFPLILVGAVARWRRTPRAGGAA; encoded by the coding sequence ATGCGTAACGCTGCGCGCCGTACCGGGGCGCTGGCCGCTGGCACCGCCGCCCTAACACTGCTGGGCGTGGTGCTGGCCGTGACCCGCCCCCCCTGGCTGACCGGGCCGCTCCAGGCTGCTGTGACCGACAGCGGCGCCCTGGCCCCGGCGCTGTACCTACTGCTGTGCGTGGTGGGGGCGCCGCTGCACCTGAACGGCTTGCTGGGCGCGCTGTCCACGGTGTCGTTTCCGTTGCCCCTGGCCTGGGCGCTCACCTGGGCCGGCACCACTCTGGGCAGCGTGCTGACGGGGGCCGCCCTGTTCCGGCTGGGCCACGCCAGCCGCCAGGACGGACCGGCGTGGCTGCAGCGGCTGGCGGCCGGGGTGGCGCGCCGCCCGGTGCTGAGCGGCCTGCTGGCCCGCTTGGCGCTGGGCAGCGGCGCGGCACTGGAGGCATTTTTCGTGCTGGGCGGCTACCGCTGGGGCCAGTACCTCCTGATCACGGTGGTGGGCAGCGCCCTGTGGAGCGCACAGACCCTGTTTGGCGTGACGCTGCTGCGGCAACTGGCCCAGGGCTCTCCCCTGCTGGCCGGGGTGCTGGCACTCTTTCCCCTGATACTGGTGGGTGCTGTGGCCCGCTGGCGGCGCACCCCGCGCGCCGGGGGGGCCGCATGA
- the hutU gene encoding urocanate hydratase: MTQTAEPAPVIRAPRGPQKTAKGWIQEAAKRMLMNNLDPEVAEHPDTLVVYGGRGKAARNWPAFHKIVETLDRLENDETLLIQSGKPVAVLKTHEWAPRVLLANSNLVPHWANWETFDQLDQAGLTMYGQMTAGSWIYIGTQGILQGTYETFAAAARKHFGGSLKGTITVTAGLGGMGGAQPLAVKLAGGVSINIEIDPTRMQKRLDTRYLDEVADNLDDAIRRAEGYKAQGVARSIGVRGNAAELVPQLVAMNWTPDLITDQTSAHDPMWGYIPPVSADEDAGKLRSEQPEEYRQRAYAAMAAHVRAILELQRRGAIAFDYGNNLRQRAFEAGVNNAFDYPGFVPAFIRDSFCEGRGPFRWVALSGDPEDIYATDRALLELFPDDERLQSWLTYAADQIAFQGLPARICWLGYKERDQAALLFNQMVADGRLKAPIIIGRDHLDAGSVASPYRETEAMKDGSDAISDWPLLNFGVGIASGAAWMSFHHGGGVGLGFSQHSGLVALADGTEDAAKRLSRCLTNDPGMGVIRHADAGYDLALDVARERGLDLPSLGIEDRK; this comes from the coding sequence ATGACCCAGACCGCCGAGCCTGCCCCTGTCATTCGTGCGCCCCGTGGGCCCCAGAAAACCGCCAAAGGCTGGATTCAGGAAGCCGCCAAGCGCATGCTGATGAACAACCTGGACCCCGAGGTGGCCGAGCACCCCGATACGCTGGTGGTCTACGGCGGGCGCGGCAAGGCGGCGCGCAACTGGCCCGCCTTTCACAAGATCGTGGAGACGCTGGACCGCCTGGAGAACGACGAAACGCTGCTGATCCAGTCCGGCAAACCCGTGGCGGTGCTGAAAACCCACGAGTGGGCGCCGCGCGTGCTGCTGGCGAACTCCAACCTCGTGCCGCACTGGGCGAACTGGGAGACGTTCGACCAGCTGGACCAGGCCGGCCTGACCATGTACGGCCAGATGACGGCGGGCAGCTGGATTTACATTGGCACCCAGGGCATCCTGCAGGGCACCTACGAAACCTTTGCGGCGGCGGCCCGCAAGCACTTTGGCGGCAGCCTGAAGGGCACCATCACCGTGACCGCCGGTCTGGGCGGCATGGGCGGCGCGCAGCCGCTGGCGGTGAAGCTGGCGGGCGGCGTGAGCATCAATATCGAGATTGACCCCACCCGCATGCAGAAGCGCCTGGACACCCGTTACCTGGACGAGGTGGCCGACAACCTGGACGACGCCATTCGCCGCGCCGAAGGGTACAAGGCGCAGGGGGTGGCCCGCTCCATCGGCGTGCGCGGCAACGCTGCCGAACTGGTGCCCCAGCTGGTGGCGATGAACTGGACCCCGGACCTGATCACCGACCAGACCAGTGCCCACGACCCCATGTGGGGTTACATTCCGCCGGTCAGCGCCGATGAGGACGCCGGCAAGCTGCGCAGCGAACAGCCCGAGGAATACCGCCAGCGCGCTTACGCCGCGATGGCCGCGCATGTTCGGGCCATTCTGGAACTTCAGCGGCGCGGCGCCATTGCCTTTGACTACGGCAACAACCTGCGCCAGCGCGCCTTTGAGGCCGGAGTGAACAACGCCTTCGATTACCCCGGCTTTGTGCCCGCGTTCATCCGCGATTCCTTCTGCGAGGGCCGGGGGCCCTTCCGCTGGGTGGCGCTGTCCGGCGACCCCGAGGACATTTACGCCACCGACCGCGCGCTGCTGGAACTGTTCCCGGACGACGAGCGCCTGCAATCCTGGCTGACCTACGCCGCCGATCAGATCGCCTTCCAGGGCCTGCCCGCGCGCATCTGCTGGCTGGGGTACAAGGAACGCGACCAGGCCGCGCTGCTGTTTAACCAGATGGTGGCCGACGGCCGCCTGAAGGCCCCGATCATCATTGGTCGCGACCACCTGGACGCGGGCAGCGTGGCCAGCCCCTACCGCGAAACCGAAGCCATGAAAGACGGCAGCGACGCCATTTCCGACTGGCCGCTGCTGAATTTTGGTGTGGGGATCGCGTCCGGCGCGGCCTGGATGAGCTTTCACCACGGCGGCGGCGTGGGTCTGGGCTTCTCGCAGCACAGTGGGCTGGTGGCCCTGGCCGACGGCACTGAGGACGCCGCCAAGCGCCTCTCGCGCTGCCTGACCAACGACCCTGGTATGGGCGTCATCCGCCACGCCGACGCGGGCTACGACCTCGCGCTGGACGTGGCCCGCGAGCGGGGGCTGGACCTGCCCAGCCTGGGCATTGAGGACAGGAAGTAA
- a CDS encoding arginase family protein yields MSAPTHLPYGGIATFARAPLVEPGGDWQADVAALGIPFDIALGFRPGARFAPRALREASLRSVPPFTGLDGVTRLAGVTFADAGDVVLPSLEPELARERITQAARLLRGRCRMPVFLGGDHSVSFPLLRAFDDVPALHVVQLDAHLDFTDTRNDTRYSNSSPFRRAAEALPNLVHITTVGLRGLRFDPEAVAAARARGHALVPMTDVQADLHAVLERLPRGQNVYLSVDVDGFDPSVVPGTSSPEPDGFTYAQGMAVLAAAARHNTVVGLDLVELAPNLDPTGRSELLMARLIMETLCEVFA; encoded by the coding sequence ATGAGTGCCCCCACCCACCTGCCCTACGGCGGCATAGCCACCTTTGCCCGCGCGCCCCTGGTCGAGCCCGGCGGCGACTGGCAGGCCGATGTGGCGGCCCTGGGCATTCCCTTTGATATTGCCCTGGGCTTCCGGCCCGGCGCCCGCTTTGCCCCGCGCGCGCTGCGGGAAGCCAGCCTGCGCAGCGTGCCGCCCTTTACCGGCCTGGACGGCGTGACCCGGCTGGCCGGGGTCACCTTTGCCGACGCGGGGGACGTGGTGCTGCCCAGCCTGGAACCCGAACTGGCCCGCGAGCGCATTACCCAGGCGGCGCGGCTCCTTCGGGGGCGCTGCCGCATGCCGGTCTTCCTGGGCGGCGACCACAGCGTGAGTTTTCCGCTGCTGCGCGCGTTTGATGATGTGCCGGCCCTGCACGTGGTGCAGCTGGACGCCCACCTGGACTTCACCGACACCCGCAACGACACGCGCTACAGCAACTCCAGCCCCTTTCGCCGGGCTGCCGAAGCGCTCCCCAACCTCGTGCACATCACCACCGTGGGCCTGCGCGGCCTGCGCTTTGATCCCGAAGCGGTGGCGGCGGCCCGCGCCCGGGGTCACGCTCTGGTGCCCATGACCGACGTGCAGGCCGATCTGCACGCCGTGCTGGAGCGGCTGCCGCGCGGCCAGAACGTGTACTTGAGCGTGGATGTGGATGGCTTTGACCCCAGCGTGGTGCCCGGGACCAGCAGCCCGGAGCCCGACGGCTTCACCTACGCCCAGGGCATGGCGGTGCTGGCCGCTGCCGCCCGGCACAACACGGTGGTGGGTCTGGACCTCGTGGAACTGGCCCCGAACCTGGACCCCACGGGCCGCAGCGAACTCCTGATGGCCCGCCTGATCATGGAAACGCTGTGCGAGGTGTTCGCGTGA
- a CDS encoding TetR/AcrR family transcriptional regulator — translation MSTHSEEERRERRSTRAAPRPPADPERRAAILAAAQEAFAQKGFHRTTMRDVARAAGLAEGTLYNHFQNKDALLLGLFDALGEQTRAALDPHALAGADLRTFLRTLLAAPLGALAGENFALFRVIVSEALVRPELGRQFAAGLAQTAQLGAQALAARTGADTPLLHTGLTLVLGRVLEQALSHEPPGDAWARLPDELTDTLLRTLGPDHA, via the coding sequence ATGAGCACTCACTCAGAAGAAGAAAGGAGGGAGCGGCGATCCACCCGCGCGGCGCCTCGCCCCCCGGCCGACCCCGAGCGGCGCGCGGCGATCCTGGCAGCCGCCCAGGAGGCCTTTGCCCAGAAAGGGTTTCACCGCACCACCATGCGCGATGTGGCGCGGGCGGCCGGGCTGGCCGAGGGCACCCTCTACAACCATTTCCAGAACAAGGACGCGCTGCTGCTGGGCCTCTTTGACGCGCTGGGCGAGCAGACCCGCGCGGCGCTGGACCCCCATGCCCTGGCCGGCGCCGACCTGCGCACCTTCCTGCGCACGCTGCTGGCCGCGCCGCTGGGGGCCCTGGCGGGCGAGAACTTCGCACTGTTCCGCGTGATCGTCTCCGAAGCGCTGGTGCGGCCGGAGCTGGGGCGGCAGTTTGCGGCGGGGCTGGCCCAGACCGCGCAGCTGGGCGCCCAGGCCCTGGCGGCGCGCACAGGCGCGGATACCCCGCTGCTGCACACCGGCCTGACCCTGGTGCTGGGCCGCGTGCTGGAACAGGCCCTGAGCCACGAGCCCCCCGGCGACGCCTGGGCCCGCCTGCCCGACGAGCTGACCGACACCCTGCTGCGCACCCTGGGACCTGACCATGCGTAA
- the sdaAB gene encoding L-serine ammonia-lyase, iron-sulfur-dependent subunit beta codes for MSLLDMIGPVMIGPSSSHTAGACRLGLVAHHLLGETPRQARIGLHASFAKTGRGHGTHLALIAGLLGYRPDDERLPQAFEQAQAAGLAFEFHDADLGDVHPNTALLEVQGEHEAVSVQGSSTGGGVIQVTQVQGLGVNFSGASPTVLLRYPDTVGMIARVASTVAADGVNIAALTCTRQTRGGQALLAIELDQPLSPEALAFLRRWPDMHWVRLLPKLMDG; via the coding sequence ATGTCCCTTCTCGACATGATTGGCCCCGTCATGATCGGGCCCAGTAGCAGCCACACGGCGGGCGCCTGCCGCCTGGGGCTGGTGGCCCACCACCTGTTAGGCGAAACCCCCCGGCAGGCCCGGATTGGGCTGCACGCCTCGTTTGCCAAGACCGGGCGCGGGCACGGCACGCACCTCGCGCTGATTGCCGGGCTGCTGGGCTACCGCCCCGACGACGAGCGCCTGCCCCAGGCCTTCGAGCAGGCGCAGGCCGCCGGGCTGGCCTTCGAGTTCCACGACGCCGACCTGGGCGACGTGCACCCCAATACCGCCCTGCTGGAAGTGCAGGGCGAACACGAAGCCGTGAGCGTGCAGGGCAGCTCAACGGGCGGCGGCGTGATTCAGGTCACGCAGGTGCAGGGGCTGGGCGTGAATTTCAGCGGCGCCAGTCCCACCGTGCTGCTGCGGTATCCGGACACGGTGGGCATGATCGCCCGCGTGGCCAGCACCGTCGCGGCCGACGGGGTGAACATCGCCGCCCTGACCTGTACCCGGCAGACGCGCGGCGGTCAGGCGCTGCTGGCCATTGAACTGGACCAGCCCCTGAGCCCCGAGGCCCTGGCTTTCCTGCGCCGCTGGCCGGACATGCACTGGGTCCGGCTGCTGCCCAAGCTGATGGACGGTTAA
- a CDS encoding IclR family transcriptional regulator produces the protein MPRTLSTVESAVHLLELFDADHTEWTLSALARHLNQPTSTVHEALSTLAAVGLLQRVGRGRYRLGWRLLKLSSALYGSLPWYAPAHDAMERVARRTHCLAFLCVREGERVLCVARSVQGRGGPPVAGELDFELPAHATASGKLLLALAGRPLPPQAAAFTPQTVTAPDAWTRDAADIRAAAFAQTQDEWAPGTGSLAVPIRGEGGAVLAALGVSLPSARLRERDTLLRALRDAADEVSWALGFRGQAPGPRRAAGLGPALPEGDAPAESPAHGHTPDL, from the coding sequence GTGCCCCGAACCCTCTCCACCGTGGAAAGCGCCGTCCACCTCCTGGAACTGTTCGACGCCGACCACACGGAATGGACCCTCTCCGCCCTGGCCCGCCACCTGAACCAGCCCACCTCCACCGTCCACGAAGCCCTGTCCACCCTGGCGGCCGTGGGCCTGCTGCAGCGCGTGGGCCGGGGCCGTTACCGCCTAGGCTGGCGGCTGCTCAAACTCTCCAGCGCCCTGTACGGCAGCCTGCCCTGGTACGCCCCGGCGCACGACGCGATGGAGCGCGTGGCGCGGCGCACCCACTGTCTGGCCTTTCTGTGCGTGCGCGAAGGCGAGCGGGTGCTGTGCGTGGCCCGCAGCGTGCAGGGCCGGGGCGGCCCCCCCGTGGCGGGCGAACTGGACTTTGAACTGCCCGCCCACGCCACCGCCAGTGGCAAACTGCTGCTGGCCCTGGCCGGGCGTCCCCTGCCGCCGCAGGCCGCCGCCTTTACCCCACAAACCGTAACCGCCCCAGACGCCTGGACCCGGGACGCCGCCGATATTCGCGCCGCCGCCTTTGCCCAGACGCAGGACGAGTGGGCCCCCGGCACCGGCAGCCTCGCTGTGCCCATCCGGGGCGAGGGGGGCGCGGTGCTGGCGGCACTGGGGGTTAGCCTGCCCAGCGCGCGGCTGCGCGAACGCGACACCCTGCTGCGCGCCCTGCGCGACGCCGCCGACGAGGTCAGTTGGGCGCTGGGGTTCCGGGGCCAGGCGCCAGGGCCTCGCCGGGCAGCAGGGCTTGGGCCTGCGCTTCCGGAAGGGGACGCGCCAGCAGAAAGCCCTGCACATGGTCACACCCCAGACCTGTAA
- a CDS encoding alpha/beta hydrolase, whose amino-acid sequence MTRPSPSLRTGLLGAGLLGAGLLLSACSPQNLQGTLNRSVPLSGLNVTRDVRYGPDTRNLMDIYAPQNAANAPVVLFIHGGSWEGGDKEGHTFVGESLARAGYVTAVMNYRLAPQNRYPTYIQDAAQALKVLRDQAKTFGGNADNLFVMGHSAGAFNAVEVVVNERWLREAGVPVSSLRGVIGVAGPYSYDFRQFASARAFPEGATPDEVMPDRHVRPDAPPHLLLVAENDTTVYPQNALNMEAALKRAGVPVTRTVLPRVNHITVIAALARPLTFLGGTRKATLDFIEARRLR is encoded by the coding sequence ATGACCCGACCCTCCCCCTCCCTGCGCACTGGCCTGCTGGGTGCCGGCCTCCTTGGCGCTGGGCTGCTGCTGAGCGCCTGCTCTCCCCAGAACCTGCAGGGCACCCTGAACCGCTCGGTGCCGCTGTCGGGCCTGAACGTGACCCGTGATGTGCGCTACGGCCCGGACACGCGCAACCTGATGGACATTTACGCCCCGCAGAACGCCGCCAATGCCCCGGTGGTACTGTTCATTCACGGCGGCTCCTGGGAGGGCGGCGATAAAGAAGGCCACACCTTCGTGGGCGAGTCGCTGGCGCGCGCCGGGTACGTAACGGCCGTGATGAACTACCGTCTGGCGCCGCAAAACCGCTACCCCACCTACATTCAGGACGCCGCGCAGGCCCTGAAGGTGCTGCGCGATCAGGCCAAGACCTTCGGCGGCAACGCCGACAACCTGTTTGTGATGGGCCATTCGGCCGGGGCCTTTAACGCGGTGGAGGTGGTGGTCAATGAACGATGGCTGCGCGAGGCGGGCGTGCCCGTCTCCAGCCTTCGCGGCGTGATCGGGGTGGCCGGGCCCTACTCCTACGATTTCCGGCAGTTTGCCAGCGCCCGCGCCTTCCCCGAAGGCGCCACCCCCGACGAGGTCATGCCTGACCGCCACGTTCGCCCGGACGCACCGCCCCACCTGCTGCTGGTGGCCGAAAACGACACCACGGTGTACCCGCAGAACGCCCTGAACATGGAAGCGGCCCTGAAACGCGCCGGGGTGCCAGTCACGCGCACGGTGCTGCCCCGGGTGAACCACATCACGGTGATCGCGGCCCTGGCCCGCCCGCTGACCTTCCTGGGCGGCACCCGCAAGGCCACGCTGGACTTTATTGAGGCCCGGCGCCTGCGCTGA
- a CDS encoding Uma2 family endonuclease has translation MTDPAFQSMSVEEYLRTEELSPYKREYVAGFVYPLHAQAGVSQRHSLICMNIAGTLFPHARRQGCRLHMADMRLQVGAALFYPDVMLVCGSDAPHALYETAPCLLVEVLSPSTAANDRVGKYAMYTGIPTLQTYLIAEQSERRVYAYGRQGEEWTLSEFTGSQSIPMPCLGVALTLDDLYAGVIEP, from the coding sequence ATGACTGACCCCGCGTTTCAATCCATGAGCGTGGAGGAATATCTGCGCACCGAAGAATTGAGCCCGTACAAGAGGGAATACGTGGCTGGCTTCGTCTACCCCTTGCACGCTCAGGCTGGGGTGAGCCAGCGCCATTCCCTGATCTGCATGAATATTGCGGGCACTCTCTTTCCCCACGCACGGCGTCAGGGCTGCCGGCTGCACATGGCCGACATGCGCCTGCAGGTGGGCGCGGCCCTGTTTTACCCCGACGTGATGCTGGTCTGCGGCTCTGACGCTCCCCACGCCCTCTACGAAACGGCGCCCTGCCTGCTGGTGGAAGTCCTGTCGCCCAGCACCGCTGCCAACGACCGCGTGGGCAAATATGCCATGTACACCGGCATTCCCACCCTGCAGACCTACCTGATCGCAGAACAGAGTGAGCGCCGGGTCTACGCCTACGGGCGCCAGGGCGAGGAGTGGACCCTCAGCGAGTTCACTGGTTCGCAGTCCATCCCCATGCCGTGCCTGGGCGTGGCCTTGACCCTGGACGACCTCTACGCCGGCGTGATCGAGCCCTGA
- a CDS encoding glycosyltransferase, with the protein MKITLFALGSQGDVQPYLALGAGLKQAGHTVAIASHENFEAAARGAGLAFWPMHGNTQALMAGAEMQALLRRGNFLALQRYTAAAAQEAAGHWATQGLAAAQGADLIVTGLGGQSAAQAAAEKLRLPLVEAPVVPLTPTRAFPAPLLPAGVARLGGAANLASYALARQALGLGMRAGTQTMRRALALPDQPRPTPGVPPAPLLYGLSPSVVPRPRDWPAHVHLTGAWFLPQGPWTPPAALEAFLAAGPAPVSIGFGSMGLRDPADTTALVLDALAQTGQRAVLLSGWGGLAAGDLPNHVFAAPPLPHSWLFPRVSAVVHHGGAGTTAAGLRAGVPSVITPFFGDQPFWGERVRTLGAGPAPIPQRRLTARRLADALRQTQTPALRERAADLGRRIRTEDGVAEAIRLIEGYAQTLGHR; encoded by the coding sequence ATGAAGATCACCCTGTTTGCCCTGGGTTCGCAGGGGGACGTGCAGCCGTATCTGGCGCTGGGGGCCGGCCTGAAGCAGGCGGGGCACACGGTGGCCATCGCCAGCCACGAGAATTTCGAGGCGGCGGCGCGCGGCGCGGGGCTGGCGTTCTGGCCCATGCACGGCAACACGCAGGCCCTGATGGCGGGGGCCGAGATGCAGGCCCTGCTGCGCCGGGGCAACTTTCTGGCCCTGCAGCGCTACACCGCCGCCGCCGCGCAGGAGGCGGCCGGCCACTGGGCGACGCAGGGCCTCGCAGCGGCCCAGGGCGCCGACCTGATCGTGACTGGCCTGGGGGGTCAGAGTGCCGCGCAGGCCGCCGCCGAGAAGCTGCGCCTGCCACTGGTGGAGGCGCCCGTGGTCCCGCTGACCCCCACCCGCGCCTTCCCCGCGCCCCTGCTGCCCGCTGGCGTGGCCCGCCTGGGCGGCGCGGCGAATCTGGCCTCCTATGCGCTGGCCCGGCAGGCGCTGGGCCTGGGGATGCGGGCGGGCACCCAGACGATGCGCCGGGCCCTGGCCCTGCCCGACCAGCCTCGCCCCACCCCAGGCGTGCCCCCCGCGCCGCTGCTGTACGGCCTGAGCCCCTCGGTGGTGCCGCGCCCGCGCGACTGGCCCGCCCACGTGCACCTGACCGGCGCGTGGTTTCTGCCCCAGGGCCCCTGGACCCCACCAGCCGCCCTGGAGGCCTTTCTGGCGGCGGGGCCCGCGCCCGTGTCCATCGGCTTTGGCAGCATGGGCCTGCGCGACCCGGCCGACACCACCGCGCTGGTGCTGGACGCTCTGGCCCAGACCGGGCAGCGCGCCGTGCTGCTGAGCGGCTGGGGTGGCCTGGCCGCTGGCGACCTGCCCAACCACGTGTTCGCCGCCCCGCCCCTGCCGCACAGCTGGCTGTTTCCCCGGGTCTCGGCCGTGGTCCACCACGGCGGCGCGGGCACCACCGCCGCTGGCCTGCGCGCGGGGGTTCCCAGCGTGATCACACCCTTTTTTGGCGACCAGCCCTTCTGGGGCGAGCGTGTGCGCACCCTGGGCGCAGGCCCCGCCCCCATCCCCCAGCGACGCCTGACCGCCCGCCGCCTGGCCGACGCCCTGCGCCAGACCCAGACCCCCGCCCTGCGCGAGCGCGCCGCCGACCTGGGCCGCCGTATCCGCACCGAAGACGGCGTGGCCGAAGCCATCCGCCTGATTGAAGGCTACGCCCAGACCCTGGGCCACCGCTGA